A genomic stretch from Tenrec ecaudatus isolate mTenEca1 chromosome X, mTenEca1.hap1, whole genome shotgun sequence includes:
- the LOC142435013 gene encoding uncharacterized protein LOC142435013, giving the protein MGSVVPEDVAVVFSQEEWALLDLAQRRLYRDVMVETLTHLASVASPNQNDEEKLSRDRVMLLFRKNDAWSSLQADVSEWRVGEDQHKDPGRLARDLREESLCGNNEGSRCDTTFSQIPDGTAAAQSLAPGGNLSQPSQLGGAATDNSPSCRVESHAGCSIFQCKKCGEACRGHGSPASALGTLEQRSTCSKRVGCEADASWMLTLLNPVSTCPGEKHCECNQCRKNSYGLSSFETHLRGGNGREHAKPDSPPTSQVLHRTFQNFGKEHLCTQCGRDFESSWLLTQHMQTHREHVASGCQEDEKVSSQSSKLAMHNVLSGKRTYQCQECGKILISSSSLIQHARTHTGERPYKCQECEKTFTQSSILIIHKRIHSGERPYECKECGKAFRCSSNLSRHLKTHNGLKPYECQECGKAFSQVASLTQHKGIHSGMRRYICNECGKTFPRVSSLRIHRRTHSGEKPYECKDCGKAFSYSSHLSRHRSTHSEERPYECKECGKAFTHSSYLNHHIKTHRGERPYKCEVCGKAFGRSSHLTTHLRTHSGERPYACNECGKTLRHPYCLSEHGLIHTGQRPYECKQCEKAFHGSSDLMKHVRMHSGESPYACEHCGKSFKQAPALPVHKRIHTGEKPHDCKECGKTFTYLSAVRMHMRTHVGEKPYKCEQCGKSFRYSSVLRQHLLTHSRDTPYKCEQCGKVFKIPVYLTKHVKTHMGLKPYDCKVCGKAFSRSSNLLLHIRTHSGEKPYQCKDCGKAFSDLSHLNVHKTIHTGEKPYDCRKCGKAFRVSSQLKAHLKTHCMEAL; this is encoded by the exons ATG GGCTCCGTGGTCCCTGAGGACGTGGCCGTGGTCTTCAGCCAGGAGGAGTGGGCTCTGCTGGACCTCGCTCAGAGGAGACTCTACAGGGACGTGATGGTGGAGACGCTGACCCACCTGGCCTCCGTTG CCTCTCCCAACCAGAACGATGAGGAAAAGTTGTCCCGTGACCGTGTGATGCTGCTATTCAGGAAGAACGACGCCTGGTCCTCCTTGCAGGCCGACGTCTCTGAATGGCGCGTCGGCGAAGATCAGCACAAAGACCCAGGGAGACTAGCAAG AGACCTTAGAGAAGAGAGTCTCTGTGGAAATAATGAAGGCAGCAGGTGTGACACAACCTTCAGCCAGATCCCAGATGGCACTGCAGCAGCTCAAAGCCTTGCTCCCGGAGGAAATCTATCTCAACCAAGTCAGCTTGGTGGGGCCGCCACAGATAACTCGCCGTCCTGTCGTGTGGAATCTCACGCTGGCTGCAGCATCTTTCAGTGTAAGAAATGTGGGGAAGCCTGCCGTGGCCATGGGAGCCCAGCGTCTGCTCTGGGAACTCTGGAACAAAGGAGTACCTGTAGTAAAAGGGTGGGGTGTGAGGCGGACGCCAGTTGGATGTTGACTCTTCTGAATCCTGTATCAACATGCCCTGGTGAGAAACACTGTGAATGTAATCAATGCAGGAAGAATTCCTATGGTCTTTCCTCCTTTGAGACCCATTTGAGAGGTGGTAACGGTAGAGAACATGCTAAGCCCGATAGTCCTCCGACATCGCAAGTTTTACATAGAACGTTTCAAAACTTCGGAAAGGAACACTTATGTACGCAGTGTGGGAGAGACTTCGAATCTTCCTGGttgctcacgcaacacatgcaaactCACAGGGAGCACGTGGCGTCTGGATGTCAGGAGGATGAGAAAGTTTCTTCTCAGTCTTCAAAGCTCGCCATGCATAACGTTCTTAGTGGAAAGAGGACCTACCAGTGTCAGGAATGTGGGAAGATCCTTATTTCTTCCTCCTCTCTCATTCAGCATGCTCGGACTCATACCGGAGAGAGGCCCTATAAATGCCAGGAGTGTGAGAAGACCTTTACTCAGTCTTCCATCCTCATTATCCATAAAAggattcacagtggggagaggccgtATGAGTGTAAAGAATGTGGCAAAGCTTTCCGGTGCTCTTCAAATCTTAGTCGACACCTGAAAACGCACAATGGGCTGAAGCCTTATGAATGTCAGGAATGTGGGAAGGCCTTCAGCCAGGTTGCCTCCCTCACACAACATAAAGGGATCCACAGTGGAATGAGACGTTACATTTGCAACGAATGTGGGAAGACCTTTCCTCGGGTCTCCTCCCTTAGGATACACAGACGAACCCACAGCGGCGagaagccttatgaatgtaaagattgtgggaaagcctttagctACTCCTCACACCTCAGTAGACATAGGAGCACTCACAGCGAGGAGCGGCCCTATGAATGTAAAGAGTGTGGCAAAGCCTTCACCCACTCCTCGTACCTTAATCATCACATCAAAACACACCGCGGAGAGAGGCCTTACAAATGTGAGGTCTGCGGGAAAGCCTTTGGGCGTTCCTCCCATCTGACTACACACCTGAGAAcccacagtggggagaggccttatgCGTGCAATGAATGCGGGAAAACCTTGCGTCACCCCTATTGCTTATCTGAACATGGGCTCATTCACACAGGACAGAGGCCTTACGAATGTAAGCAATGTGAGAAAGCCTTTCACGGCTCCTCAGACCTCATGAAGCACGTGAGAATGCACAGCGGAGAGAGCCCGTACGCCTGTGAGCACTGTGGGAAGAGCTTCAAGCAGGCCCCAGCCCTCCCTGTCCATAAAAGAATTCACACGGGCGAGAAACCTCACGattgtaaggaatgtggaaagaCCTTTACTTATTTGTCTGCAGTGAGGATGCATATGCGAACCCATGTTGGAGAGAAACCTTACAAATGTGAGCAGTGTGGGAAGTCATTTAGGTATTCCTCAGTCCTCAGGCAACACTTACTGACCCACAGCAGAGACACGCCATACAAATGCGAGCAATGTGGGAAAGTCTTTAAGATTCCCGTGTACCTCACTAAACATGTAAAAACTCACATGGGGCTGAAGCCATACGACTGTAAAGTGTGCGGCAAAGCTTTCTCTAGATCTTCAAACCTTCTTTTGCACATCAGGACCCACAGTGGGGAAAAACCTTATCAATGTAAGGATTGTGGTAAAGCCTTTAGCGATTTGTCCCACCTGAATGTCCACAAAACGATTCACACTGGGGAGAAGCCTTACGACTGTCGGaagtgtggaaaagcctttcggGTGTCCTCGCAGCTGAAAGCCCATCTGAAAACTCACTGCATGGAGGCCTTATGA